A single region of the Myxococcales bacterium genome encodes:
- a CDS encoding ExbD/TolR family protein, with translation MSAGGGDRRLMSDINVTPLVDVMLVLLIIFMVTAPMLQEGMSVNVPQVSAGPLEQHEEEPVVLTIDKSGGMSVKKSQVSLDTLGEQLKLIFEQRADKTLYLKADQDVSYGQVVKAMAIAKQAGAAKLSMVTKPPEETK, from the coding sequence ATGAGTGCGGGAGGCGGCGACCGCCGCCTGATGAGCGATATCAACGTGACGCCCCTCGTCGACGTCATGCTGGTGCTGTTGATCATCTTCATGGTCACGGCGCCGATGTTGCAGGAGGGCATGTCGGTCAACGTGCCCCAGGTTTCGGCGGGGCCGCTCGAACAGCACGAGGAAGAGCCGGTCGTGCTGACCATCGACAAAAGCGGCGGCATGTCGGTGAAAAAATCCCAGGTATCCCTGGACACGCTGGGTGAGCAGCTCAAGCTGATCTTCGAACAGCGGGCCGATAAAACCTTATATTTAAAGGCCGATCAGGACGTATCCTACGGCCAGGTGGTGAAGGCCATGGCGATCGCCAAGCAGGCCGGCGCCGCGAAGCTGTCGATGGTCACCAAGCCGCCGGAAGAGACGAAGTAA
- a CDS encoding TonB C-terminal domain-containing protein, whose amino-acid sequence MTAGTRYLFAINFERLIAQATAVSLFGHALAVAAFIFLPGIFGSDRVLPQPIEVDLSYSLPKGPGLGPMAPDRDQAAVRTADPRRLSDIMKEREQKQSADAVKLTEHRQVETNKLGWKDRQRLEAIEKLREKRALMDSVGGGGQGTSSTTGVLGIYIANVRSRILSVWSLPGGLPADLLEKMVYVRIYVAANGSVLKQEMAKPSGFEPLDRSCSSAIVKASPLPPPPSLLADELRNKGIVIRFIPREKQH is encoded by the coding sequence ATGACCGCCGGGACGCGCTATCTGTTTGCGATTAATTTCGAGCGGCTGATCGCCCAGGCGACCGCGGTTTCGCTGTTCGGGCATGCCCTGGCGGTGGCGGCGTTCATTTTTCTGCCGGGAATTTTCGGCAGCGACCGCGTCCTGCCGCAACCGATCGAAGTGGATCTGTCCTACTCGTTGCCGAAGGGGCCCGGCCTGGGGCCGATGGCGCCGGATCGCGACCAGGCCGCCGTGCGCACCGCCGACCCGCGCCGCCTGTCGGATATCATGAAGGAACGCGAGCAAAAACAGAGCGCCGACGCGGTCAAGCTGACCGAGCATCGGCAGGTCGAGACCAATAAACTCGGGTGGAAAGACCGGCAGCGCCTGGAGGCGATCGAGAAGCTGCGCGAAAAACGCGCCCTGATGGACTCGGTGGGCGGCGGCGGGCAGGGCACCTCCAGCACAACGGGCGTGCTGGGCATCTACATCGCCAACGTGCGCAGCCGCATTCTGTCAGTCTGGTCGTTGCCGGGCGGCCTGCCGGCCGATTTGTTGGAAAAAATGGTGTATGTGCGGATTTACGTGGCGGCCAACGGTTCGGTGCTCAAACAGGAAATGGCGAAACCGTCGGGCTTCGAGCCGCTCGACCGGAGTTGTTCCTCCGCGATCGTCAAAGCCAGTCCGTTGCCGCCGCCGCCGTCGCTGTTGGCCGACGAATTGCGAAACAAAGGCATCGTGATTCGTTTTATTCCGCGCGAAAAACAACACTAG
- a CDS encoding Tol-Pal system beta propeller repeat protein TolB encodes MRPRWAILLTLMLTGLLGGATWLAAGLTEDPTPPSGDGLVIDIYGTTSGMPMVRKDPIAVPLFKNTGAEADNLGLSLKLSDLIAEDMRMTGRFDVIDRSMYVENPHAAGVKPGEFDFNDWKVIGAEYLIKGNFALDGGKLTVQFRLYHVPTQKMLVGKEYSGKPDDWYLMVHKFGNDVVYELTREKGIFGTKVAYASTVGGAQEIFVIDVDGRNQKRLTYLGGKAKNPTWSPDGSQIAFAWENSANVSDMYNSLYVVPTTGGEPKLLLKIKGILITTRFSPSGSRIAMAISYDGNMEIYTVSANGGKPKRLTVAHGIEIFPAWSPSGDQIAFVSDRSGGPQIWRMKSDGSDPQRVSYFGSYNMSPDWAKTTNGDRIVYSSRESGIFNILMVTPEGTDATVITQGQGFGSCEYPSFSPDGRAIALTSNNGSGRMLRLFNVDGSYTKQLTRPGTDDKNSAWSPRLLN; translated from the coding sequence ATGAGGCCACGTTGGGCGATTCTTTTGACGTTGATGCTGACCGGCCTCCTGGGCGGCGCCACCTGGCTGGCGGCGGGTCTCACCGAAGACCCGACCCCGCCGAGCGGCGACGGCCTGGTGATCGATATCTACGGCACCACGAGCGGCATGCCGATGGTACGCAAGGATCCGATCGCGGTACCGCTGTTTAAAAATACCGGCGCCGAGGCCGACAACCTGGGCTTGTCGCTCAAATTGTCGGACCTGATCGCCGAGGACATGCGGATGACCGGCCGCTTCGACGTGATCGATCGCTCGATGTACGTGGAAAACCCCCACGCGGCGGGCGTGAAACCCGGCGAGTTCGATTTCAACGACTGGAAGGTGATCGGCGCCGAATACCTCATCAAAGGCAACTTCGCGCTCGACGGCGGCAAATTGACCGTCCAGTTCCGGCTCTACCACGTGCCGACGCAGAAAATGCTCGTCGGCAAGGAATACAGCGGCAAACCCGACGACTGGTACCTGATGGTGCACAAATTCGGCAACGACGTGGTTTACGAACTGACCCGCGAAAAAGGCATCTTCGGCACCAAGGTCGCCTATGCCTCCACGGTCGGCGGGGCGCAGGAAATTTTCGTCATCGACGTTGACGGACGCAATCAGAAACGGTTGACGTACCTCGGCGGCAAGGCCAAGAACCCGACCTGGTCGCCCGACGGCAGCCAGATCGCCTTCGCCTGGGAAAACAGCGCCAATGTCTCCGATATGTACAACTCGCTGTACGTGGTCCCGACCACCGGCGGCGAACCGAAACTACTGCTCAAGATCAAGGGAATTCTGATCACCACGCGTTTTTCGCCGTCGGGCAGCCGCATCGCCATGGCGATTTCCTACGACGGCAACATGGAGATTTATACGGTCAGCGCGAACGGCGGCAAACCCAAACGCCTGACCGTCGCCCACGGCATCGAAATTTTCCCCGCCTGGTCGCCGAGCGGCGATCAGATCGCATTTGTCTCCGACCGGTCGGGCGGCCCGCAAATCTGGCGGATGAAATCGGACGGCAGCGACCCGCAGCGGGTTAGTTATTTTGGCAGTTACAACATGAGCCCGGATTGGGCCAAGACCACCAACGGAGACCGGATTGTTTACAGTTCGCGGGAATCGGGAATTTTCAACATTCTGATGGTCACTCCCGAAGGCACGGATGCGACCGTAATCACGCAGGGACAAGGCTTCGGATCTTGCGAATATCCAAGCTTTTCTCCGGATGGCAGGGCGATCGCATTAACTTCCAATAACGGTTCCGGGAGGATGCTGCGACTGTTTAATGTCGATGGAAGTTACACCAAACAGTTGACAAGACCGGGCACGGATGATAAGAATTCTGCCTGGTCTCCCAGATTATTGAATTAG
- a CDS encoding OmpA family protein, with the protein MKRSIFVLLAVAAAFLLVACGPPDGYDVAKQNALDAQAGASAQKANELCATEWAAAEQTMKQALEADAAEDWDTAMPLFQNAKNLYDIAKICAVKKAEEMNKPAPPPPPPPPPPPAAIKASLDAILFDYDKYAIRPDQLAKMKDTAAKIKEKFADHKFQLLGWCDVRGTEEYNLALGERRATTVYNFLLASGVDKAKLEKKSGGETKKFNAAETEAGYQANRIVEFVDLGK; encoded by the coding sequence ATGAAAAGGTCTATTTTCGTATTGCTGGCGGTTGCCGCGGCCTTTTTGTTGGTCGCCTGCGGTCCGCCTGACGGCTATGACGTGGCCAAGCAAAATGCTTTGGACGCGCAAGCCGGTGCGAGCGCCCAGAAAGCCAACGAACTCTGCGCGACCGAATGGGCTGCTGCCGAGCAGACCATGAAGCAGGCCCTCGAGGCGGATGCCGCCGAGGATTGGGACACCGCGATGCCGCTGTTCCAAAACGCCAAGAACCTGTATGATATCGCGAAGATCTGCGCCGTGAAGAAAGCGGAAGAGATGAACAAGCCGGCGCCGCCGCCGCCTCCTCCGCCTCCTCCTCCGCCTGCCGCGATCAAAGCGAGCCTGGATGCGATCCTGTTTGACTATGACAAATATGCGATCCGTCCGGACCAGCTCGCGAAGATGAAGGACACCGCTGCGAAGATTAAGGAAAAGTTCGCCGACCACAAGTTCCAGCTCCTCGGCTGGTGCGACGTTCGTGGCACGGAAGAGTACAACCTGGCGCTGGGCGAACGCCGTGCGACCACCGTGTACAACTTCCTGCTCGCTTCGGGCGTGGACAAGGCCAAGTTGGAAAAGAAATCCGGTGGCGAGACCAAGAAGTTCAATGCTGCCGAAACGGAAGCCGGCTATCAGGCCAACCGTATCGTCGAATTCGTCGACCTCGGCAAATAA
- the ybgF gene encoding tol-pal system protein YbgF, whose protein sequence is MKNQWNLLGLFLLPVLLFSLTGCPIRTSQGNELESNIADMQRRLEALEKNNQNLVDRFNESTKMSGEAVLNFDQLQQQVGALEGKIDEMNHNAGQQQVSPQQLALMRRQLARQFEAIDTRLSVMEKKAGIKDVDRGNLEELTGNVAPLPAADTPQPKNEDDVYREALALFNQGNLEASKSRFRDFLTQFKKSPKCSEAQYYLAKSLFKQRSWEDAILEFDTLASKYPQSKRVPEAYLNMGISFYETGRVGDAKLFFDKVVEQFPRSPEADLARKKLKMMH, encoded by the coding sequence ATGAAGAACCAATGGAATCTGCTGGGCCTGTTTTTATTGCCGGTGTTGTTGTTCTCCCTGACCGGCTGCCCGATCCGCACCAGCCAGGGCAATGAGCTGGAATCCAACATCGCCGACATGCAGCGGCGCCTCGAGGCCTTGGAGAAAAACAACCAGAATCTGGTGGATCGGTTCAACGAAAGCACCAAGATGTCCGGCGAAGCGGTGTTGAATTTCGACCAGCTGCAACAGCAGGTCGGCGCCTTGGAAGGCAAAATCGACGAAATGAACCACAATGCCGGCCAGCAACAGGTTTCGCCGCAGCAATTGGCCCTGATGAGGCGGCAGTTGGCGCGGCAGTTCGAAGCGATCGACACCCGGTTGTCGGTCATGGAGAAGAAAGCGGGCATCAAGGACGTCGACCGCGGCAACCTTGAGGAATTGACCGGAAACGTGGCGCCGTTGCCGGCGGCGGATACGCCCCAGCCGAAAAACGAGGACGACGTGTACCGCGAGGCCTTGGCGCTATTCAACCAGGGCAACCTGGAAGCGTCGAAATCGCGGTTCCGGGATTTTCTCACCCAATTCAAGAAAAGCCCCAAGTGCAGCGAGGCGCAGTATTACCTGGCGAAAAGCCTCTTCAAGCAACGTTCGTGGGAGGACGCGATCCTCGAGTTCGACACCCTGGCTTCGAAATATCCGCAGAGCAAGCGCGTTCCGGAAGCCTACCTGAACATGGGAATCTCCTTCTACGAAACCGGCCGGGTCGGCGACGCCAAGTTGTTCTTCGACAAGGTGGTCGAACAATTCCCGCGGAGCCCCGAGGCCGATCTGGCGCGCAAAAAGTTAAAAATGATGCACTAA
- a CDS encoding OmpA family protein, which produces MKRIAFALLILVACGMFVGCASAPSPAVEQIAVAKQALLDAKAENADKLCADEYQSAEMKLRQAELLLQDGENDQAGVVATQTGKLAELAKKCAIARKSQPTQPVVEEVVPDELKNFKTSVYFDYNSNTIRVGEREKLDKAIEYLRKMSKDHKFYLLLTSYCDAPGTPGANADLAKRRALVTRFVLSENGLSKNRIYMQALGSKPATSATGEGKTGSRKKDQEWRRVDITVLFTRPTSVVMDTLTKE; this is translated from the coding sequence ATGAAGCGGATCGCTTTTGCTCTGCTGATCTTGGTTGCCTGCGGAATGTTCGTCGGCTGCGCCTCGGCGCCGTCGCCGGCGGTGGAACAAATCGCCGTCGCCAAGCAGGCGCTGCTGGATGCCAAGGCCGAAAACGCCGATAAGCTGTGCGCCGACGAATATCAAAGCGCCGAAATGAAACTGCGGCAGGCCGAGTTGCTGCTGCAGGACGGCGAGAACGATCAGGCCGGCGTCGTGGCCACCCAGACCGGCAAGCTGGCGGAACTCGCGAAGAAATGCGCGATCGCCCGCAAAAGCCAGCCCACCCAGCCCGTAGTGGAGGAAGTCGTTCCGGACGAGTTGAAGAATTTCAAGACTTCGGTCTACTTCGACTACAATTCGAACACGATCCGGGTCGGCGAGCGCGAGAAGCTCGACAAGGCCATCGAATACCTGCGCAAGATGTCCAAGGATCACAAATTCTACCTGTTGCTTACCTCGTACTGCGACGCTCCGGGAACGCCGGGCGCCAACGCGGACTTGGCCAAGCGGCGTGCCCTGGTGACGCGGTTCGTTCTGTCGGAAAACGGCCTTTCGAAAAACCGCATTTACATGCAGGCCCTCGGCAGCAAGCCGGCGACCAGCGCGACGGGTGAAGGCAAAACCGGGAGCCGCAAGAAAGATCAGGAATGGCGTCGGGTGGATATCACGGTGCTCTTCACGCGGCCGACCTCGGTGGTCATGGACACCCTGACCAAGGAATAG
- the smc gene encoding chromosome segregation protein SMC, producing the protein MRIKDLELVGFKSFVDKTRFTFDDGISSIVGPNGCGKSNIVDAIRWVMGEMSAKSLRGGEMQDVIFNGSDTRKPMGMAQVSVIFSCEDGITPSGYEGMSEIQVTRRLYRSGESEYLINKRVCRLKDIVDLFLDTGIGSRAYSIIEQGQIAKVISAKPLERRILIEEAAGISKYRVKREEALRKIEATQTNLARVSDVIFEIKRTLTSLQRQAAKAERYHELKAELQELDVELAGREKVLLARQAEQTLANIKHLGDMQLQATTQLEVEETQLTKLRLDVLEHEKAINLAAEKVARLRETVRADESQRDLLSRDIEHLEAQIGLWREEIEAARERMGLMDQEVAATVEKIADLQTAATEARATLARNQEILQGAQARRQDLDRVAESARNELLRLAGRQASLRQAVQNHQDNRAARQRQIEQNQARAAANEELLGKTLADGEALRAKLAALQEERGKLESDLGDKRTRLANIRQTAEGKKKAFNEAKEAHDKTRVRLESLEEMRRNLEGYQYGVRKIMEAVRQGSGGLNGTRKEILGVLAEKISVPARFETALEAVLGERLQAVLVTDQEAGHTAADYLKTEKAGRGSFVPLEPRLPAKIDYPEKTIGQTLGCLVNHVELEPEYRQVAEVLLANVLVVENLDAAIRLHKENGYTGSFVTLDGELVDDTGTITGGQVDAVTSGILQKKREIAELSAKAEELAALLKKAEGDYYASEGMISRLQEVIAQNQQALDDNRIALSETAGESRRRQQEIERLQTEKAGLQQQAARLAEELAELEKRHAAEERELGEVDQALAAARHAADEKTAAQKALASEIDSHQKAVTESLLAVNNLRQETHNTENYRANRLHAKDEAAALVARRNEQVEQARETQLRHREKIAVFTQSIGEKITHLEAAEREAVQVREGVDEKIARVNQSENVIKMLRRDLESHAREIHSAELTASQIAMKREHVAERLREKYQIELDTLPEPADEAEMDTEALRNRAQEINQRIQQMGEVNPNAVEEYNEQKTRYDHYETQKQDLENAIDELKQAIAKINKTSKERFEETFNLVNHKFGEVIPLLFGGGSAQLILTEPTNPLESGLDIVIRPPGKKLTNVNLLSGGEKALASIGLIFSIFLIKPSPFCLLDEVDAPLDDANVTRFNKLVQQMANHSQVLLITHNKTTMEVADSLFGVTMQEKGVSKLVSVQFTNDGAAAN; encoded by the coding sequence ATGCGAATTAAAGACCTGGAATTAGTCGGTTTTAAATCGTTCGTCGATAAAACCCGCTTCACTTTCGACGACGGGATCAGTTCGATCGTCGGGCCCAACGGCTGCGGTAAAAGCAACATCGTCGACGCCATTCGCTGGGTGATGGGCGAAATGAGCGCCAAAAGCCTGCGCGGCGGCGAAATGCAGGACGTCATTTTCAACGGTTCCGACACCCGCAAACCGATGGGAATGGCTCAGGTTTCCGTCATTTTTTCCTGCGAGGACGGCATCACCCCGTCCGGCTACGAAGGGATGAGCGAAATCCAGGTCACCCGCCGGCTGTATCGGTCGGGCGAGTCCGAATACCTGATCAACAAACGCGTCTGCCGCCTGAAGGACATCGTCGACCTGTTCCTCGACACCGGCATCGGCTCGCGCGCCTACTCGATCATCGAACAAGGCCAGATCGCCAAGGTCATTTCCGCCAAGCCCCTCGAACGGCGGATTCTGATCGAGGAAGCGGCGGGCATCAGTAAATATCGCGTCAAACGCGAGGAGGCGCTGCGCAAGATCGAGGCCACCCAAACCAACCTGGCGCGGGTCAGCGACGTCATTTTCGAGATCAAACGCACCCTGACCAGCCTCCAGCGGCAGGCGGCCAAGGCCGAGCGCTACCACGAACTCAAGGCCGAACTGCAAGAACTCGACGTCGAACTGGCCGGCCGCGAAAAAGTCTTGCTGGCGCGGCAGGCCGAGCAGACCCTGGCGAACATCAAGCACCTGGGCGACATGCAATTGCAGGCCACCACCCAGCTCGAGGTGGAGGAAACCCAGCTCACCAAGCTGCGGCTGGACGTGCTGGAGCACGAAAAGGCGATCAACCTCGCCGCCGAAAAAGTCGCCCGGTTGCGCGAAACCGTGCGGGCCGACGAGTCGCAGCGCGATCTGTTGTCGCGCGACATCGAGCACCTCGAGGCGCAGATCGGCCTCTGGCGCGAGGAAATCGAGGCCGCGCGCGAGCGCATGGGCCTGATGGATCAGGAAGTCGCGGCGACCGTCGAAAAAATTGCCGACCTGCAAACGGCCGCCACGGAAGCGAGGGCGACGCTCGCCCGCAACCAGGAAATACTGCAAGGCGCCCAGGCGCGCCGCCAGGATTTGGACCGCGTGGCCGAAAGCGCGCGCAACGAACTGCTGCGCCTCGCCGGCCGGCAGGCCTCGCTCCGGCAGGCCGTGCAGAACCACCAGGACAACCGCGCCGCACGGCAGCGGCAAATCGAGCAAAACCAGGCCCGCGCGGCGGCTAACGAGGAACTGCTCGGCAAGACCCTGGCCGACGGCGAAGCCCTGCGCGCCAAACTGGCGGCGCTGCAGGAGGAACGCGGCAAGCTGGAAAGCGACCTGGGCGACAAACGGACCCGGCTCGCGAATATCCGGCAGACCGCCGAGGGTAAAAAGAAGGCCTTCAACGAGGCGAAAGAAGCCCACGACAAAACCCGCGTCCGCCTGGAAAGCCTGGAGGAAATGCGGCGCAACCTCGAAGGCTATCAGTACGGCGTCCGCAAAATCATGGAAGCGGTGCGGCAGGGTTCCGGCGGGCTGAACGGCACGCGCAAGGAAATCCTGGGTGTGCTGGCCGAAAAAATCAGCGTGCCGGCCCGGTTCGAAACCGCACTCGAAGCCGTCCTCGGCGAACGCCTGCAGGCCGTCCTGGTCACCGACCAGGAAGCCGGGCACACGGCCGCCGATTACCTCAAAACCGAAAAGGCGGGCCGCGGCAGCTTCGTGCCGCTCGAACCGCGCCTGCCGGCCAAGATCGACTACCCCGAAAAGACCATCGGCCAGACCCTCGGCTGTCTGGTCAATCACGTCGAACTGGAGCCCGAATACCGCCAGGTCGCCGAGGTGCTGCTGGCCAATGTGCTAGTGGTGGAAAACCTCGACGCGGCCATCCGGCTGCACAAGGAAAACGGCTACACCGGTTCGTTCGTCACCCTCGACGGCGAACTGGTCGACGACACCGGCACGATCACCGGCGGCCAGGTGGACGCGGTGACCAGCGGCATCTTGCAGAAAAAACGGGAAATCGCCGAACTGTCGGCCAAGGCCGAGGAACTGGCTGCCCTGCTGAAAAAAGCCGAGGGCGACTACTATGCCAGCGAAGGCATGATCAGCCGCCTGCAGGAGGTCATCGCCCAAAACCAGCAGGCGCTCGACGACAACCGGATCGCCCTGTCGGAAACCGCCGGCGAATCGCGGCGGCGGCAGCAGGAAATCGAACGCCTGCAGACAGAAAAAGCCGGCTTGCAGCAACAGGCCGCGCGCCTGGCCGAGGAACTGGCCGAACTGGAAAAACGCCACGCCGCCGAGGAGCGCGAATTGGGCGAGGTCGACCAGGCGCTCGCCGCGGCGCGCCACGCCGCCGACGAAAAAACCGCCGCCCAGAAGGCGCTCGCCAGCGAAATCGACAGCCACCAGAAAGCCGTCACCGAATCCCTGCTGGCGGTGAACAACCTGCGGCAGGAAACCCACAACACCGAAAACTACCGCGCCAACCGCCTGCACGCGAAGGACGAAGCCGCCGCTCTCGTGGCCCGGCGCAACGAACAGGTCGAGCAAGCGCGCGAAACACAGTTGCGCCACCGCGAAAAAATCGCCGTCTTCACCCAAAGCATCGGCGAGAAGATCACCCATCTCGAGGCGGCCGAGCGGGAAGCGGTGCAGGTGCGCGAGGGCGTCGACGAAAAAATCGCCCGGGTCAACCAGAGCGAAAACGTCATCAAGATGCTGCGCCGCGACCTGGAAAGCCACGCGCGAGAGATCCACTCGGCCGAACTGACCGCGTCGCAGATCGCCATGAAGCGCGAGCACGTCGCCGAGCGGCTGCGGGAAAAATACCAGATCGAGCTCGACACCCTGCCCGAACCGGCCGACGAGGCCGAGATGGACACCGAGGCCTTGCGCAACCGGGCGCAGGAGATCAATCAGCGCATTCAGCAGATGGGCGAGGTCAATCCGAACGCGGTCGAGGAATACAACGAGCAGAAGACGCGTTACGACCACTACGAGACGCAGAAGCAGGATCTGGAAAACGCGATCGACGAATTGAAACAGGCGATCGCCAAAATCAACAAGACCAGCAAGGAGCGGTTCGAGGAAACCTTCAACCTCGTCAACCACAAATTCGGCGAGGTCATTCCGCTGCTGTTCGGCGGCGGCAGCGCCCAGCTCATTTTGACCGAGCCGACCAATCCGCTCGAATCCGGCCTGGACATCGTGATCCGGCCGCCGGGCAAAAAGCTGACCAACGTCAATCTGCTCTCCGGCGGCGAGAAGGCGCTGGCCTCGATCGGGCTGATCTTCTCCATCTTCCTGATCAAACCCAGCCCCTTCTGCCTGCTGGACGAGGTGGACGCCCCGCTCGACGACGCCAACGTCACCCGCTTCAACAAACTGGTGCAGCAGATGGCGAACCACAGCCAGGTGTTGCTGATCACCCACAACAAGACGACGATGGAAGTGGCCGACAGCCTGTTCGGCGTCACCATGCAGGAAAAAGGCGTCTCGAAGCTCGTCAGCGTGCAATTCACCAACGACGGGGCCGCCGCCAACTGA
- a CDS encoding DUF3800 domain-containing protein — protein MYFLYVDESGIEDLTGGTNHFILIGLAIPAEKWKSLDLNLLQIKQKYQLENQEIHTAWMARRYVEQSNLADFGKLSWNERRMEVERNIRKRAGQIGIQGNQKKIKNYRKEVSKIRPYIHLTFDERKKCLIDLAAELGRWGYLRLFAEAISKPHFTIQGNQPYEIAFEQVLTRFQAFLAAFDEKGIVIQDNNSTVAPRLNQLMRKFHRSGTFFRMIDNIIETPFFVDSCLTSMIQMADLCAYALRRYIEKDEKYLWELVENRIDRKDGIAVGIRHFTGKRPCQCSICQSHGRYL, from the coding sequence ATGTATTTTCTCTATGTGGATGAATCGGGAATCGAGGATTTAACGGGCGGGACAAATCATTTCATTTTAATTGGACTGGCGATTCCAGCCGAGAAATGGAAAAGTTTGGACCTGAACTTGCTTCAGATAAAACAAAAATATCAGTTGGAAAATCAGGAAATCCATACGGCTTGGATGGCCCGGCGGTATGTCGAACAAAGCAATCTTGCCGATTTCGGAAAATTATCCTGGAATGAGAGACGAATGGAGGTGGAAAGGAATATTCGAAAAAGGGCCGGACAAATCGGCATCCAGGGAAATCAGAAAAAAATAAAAAATTATCGAAAAGAAGTGAGTAAAATACGGCCCTATATCCACCTTACCTTTGATGAAAGAAAAAAATGTTTGATCGATCTGGCGGCTGAATTGGGCAGATGGGGATATCTTCGGCTTTTCGCGGAAGCGATTTCAAAACCGCATTTTACCATTCAAGGAAATCAGCCGTATGAAATCGCTTTTGAACAAGTTCTTACCAGGTTTCAGGCCTTCTTGGCCGCTTTCGACGAAAAGGGGATAGTCATTCAGGATAATAATTCCACTGTGGCGCCTCGCCTAAACCAATTGATGAGAAAATTTCATCGCTCCGGAACTTTTTTTCGGATGATCGATAACATTATTGAAACGCCCTTTTTTGTCGATAGCTGCCTGACCAGTATGATTCAAATGGCCGACCTTTGTGCCTACGCCCTGCGCAGGTATATTGAAAAGGATGAAAAATATTTATGGGAATTAGTGGAAAATCGCATCGATCGAAAAGATGGCATTGCCGTCGGAATCAGACATTTTACCGGTAAAAGGCCCTGTCAATGCTCCATCTGTCAATCGCATGGACGCTATCTGTAA